The Pithys albifrons albifrons isolate INPA30051 chromosome 1, PitAlb_v1, whole genome shotgun sequence genome contains the following window.
gtgcaggtgtgatgctggggcaggggaaggaaggcCTGGTTGGGAGGGATGTAGGAGCAGAGAGACACTTTGTGCTGGCTGGAAGATctatggaaaaagcaaacaaacagtaAGTTGCACTGTTTGCTACTCGTGGAAGGAGAGAGATTTTTAAGTCGTGATGTATTTCTGTTgtcctggttttttttccactagaaccttggggttttttccctcctttttccatGTCTGCTGTATTGGGTGTCACAAGGAGGGCTTCCTTCTTCCCGCGGGCTCTTGGGAGTTGGTGGCAGTTGTGCTTTTTCTGAAGGTGTATCCAAGTGTGCTACTGAAAGGGATATTTTCTCTTGTGAAAGTATTTGATCTGGATTGACAGTACAGGTATTTCTTTAATCATGTAGCCAGCTGTGgtaagaattttatttaaaaagtgattCTGTTTAGAGACTTTTAGTCTTGTTGCACACAGGGTACAAAGCTGCTGGGAAAATGAACAGAGAAGGGAGCTCTTCTGCCCCTCTTTTGGGGAGCTGAGGGCAGTGGGCTGTcctggggaaggggctctgTGTTTGGGGATGCCGGGAGGTCTGGCTGCTGGCAGTGAGCAGGGGGCAGGAGTGGGATCAGCAGGATGGGGGGGGCCTGTGTGCAAACCAGTGGCCTCTCTGGCAGTTGGAAtcctggagcaggcagagcagcactgggctgAGCCTGGTGGTGGGTGGATTGCCAGGATGCAGGAGGGGATAACACAGGGGTATCAAGTTCTCTGTCCCAGGACTACAGTGTGGTGCCTCTGAGCTTGTTGTCAGCAAGGCTAAAAATGGCACTAATTACTCACTGTGGACCAATACCCCaaagtcatcttttttttctctctcatttgcTTTCTGACTCCTCATGCAGGATTTGAGATATCCAGTCTCAGCTGTGGCTTAGGCAGAGCATGGTGGGGTCCACTGGAACCTCAGCTCACAGAGTGGTGGGAGCAGCGTTGGAGCAACCCCGGAgtgtcctgggagccctggacatgctgtttcctctgcagagccgGTGTTGTACCCCAGCTGGGTGCCTTCAGCCTgtgctccctgagctgcagctcccctggggGTAACCCTAAAGTGAGATTGGCAGCTGAGGAAGAAGCAAGGCCGTGTGTGGGGAGCAGCATGTTGAGAGGGGGTATGAGGCATGCTGggaatttttggggtttttccctggttttctgatttcctgTTTGGAAACCAATCAAACTGAAGGGACTTTGTGAATTGCTTTGTAGAGAACTGCCACCCTCATAAAATGCACAAATACTGACTTGGCTGCAGGCCACAAGATAGATACAGATACCCTGGAACCACAAGGGTGAAGATTGTACAGGAGGGTGAGAGAGGTAACGAGGGGAGGAAGATAATGCAGGCAGGGGTAATACGGCCACTCCCTGACAGGCAACATGCGCAGACTGTTGCCACTTATGTAATTAACAGGCGGTGTTTGGCTGCCCCCCGGGCATCACCTTATACTGCGTCCTGGCCCCACGTAGTATAATGGATGGCTGATCAATAAGGacaccaggagtggggcagctgAGCGACACCCATCCTTTCACCGAGCCCACGTTGGCTCCGCGGGGACGCCCGCTAAGCATGGGGGCcgtgcagctgctgcccatcctggtagtcctggcctgtctgctccagTGAGCATCAGGGATAGTGAGTAAGCCCTGAACCATCAACTGTTTTGCATCCTTATGTATCCTTTTATtaagttttaagtattttattatttttgttctctcttgTGTTAAGTATTTAGGTATTTTATCCTGTTTATTCTCCTTTGTTTGTTGGTATTGCAATAAATGCTATTTCTCTGACTGTGCTGACCTTGATTCCAGATGGAACTGATACACCATGTCTTGGGAGTAACATTCTATTGCAGAAGAGAGGGGATGTGGGATGGAGCTGTGGACCTTGGGCACCTGAGAAAAGATCCCCATTCCCTTTGGTTCCCCCCTTCTTTGTCCACCTGCATCTatcccttctcccctctgtcTTATGACTCCATCTTGGTACCCaccctccctcttctttttcatgtttggGGTTGAGTCAAAAGTGTTATGGGGGGAGTCTGGGGCTGATAAGGTGATGAGCAGCGTCCCAATGTCTCTGGAGTGTGAGGATGGGGTGCAGGTGCATGAGGGATGAAGGGGGGTCCTGTGGGGTCCAGCAAAAAAGGGAGGCTACAGCCCCAATGCTTGAAAACGCAGGGGGGAGTTGTGTGTGTAAaactaataagaaaaataatgtttctccttttcctgtatGTTCAATTTCCATATCAATTTACACTGGAATGGAATTCAAAATAGAGCCCTATATCTCGGTATTATATACAGGGTTTGGGAATATGAGAAATTGGAAAGGGGGGATGTTGAAAATAGGAGTTTTGTATTtacaaatgaaacaaactgaAGGGCTTGTCCGTGCGATAAATTGCGCTCGCTGTGCCggtgccagcagctcccgctctgtgtATCGGGTgttctctgtgtgccctgtgccatgcaatgcgctcgctgtgccggcagcagcagcagcagcagctcccgctctgtgtgtccggagctctctgtgtgccctgtgccatgcaatgcgctcgctgggccggcagcagcagcagctcccgctctgtgtGTCCGGAGctctctctgtgtgccctgtgccatgcaatgcgctcgctgtgccggcagcagcagcagctcccgctctgtgtgtccggagctctctgtgtgccctgtgccatgcaatgcgctcgctgggccggtgccagcagctcccgctctgtgtgtccggagctctctgtgtgccctgtgccatgcaatgcgctcgctgtgccggcagcagcagcagcagcagctcccgctctgtgtgtccggagctctctgtgtgccctgtgccatgcaatgcgctcgctgggccggtgccagcagctcccgctctgtgtGTCCGGAGctctctctgtgtgccctgtgccatgcaatgcgctcgctgtgccggtgccagcagctcccgctctgtgtgtccggagctctctctctgtgccctgtgccatgcaatgcgctcgctgggccggcagcagcagcagcagcagctcccgctctgtgtGTCCGGAGctctctctgtgtgccctgtccGGGCCCAGCGCGGGCGGCACCGCAACCGGACCTTCGCGCATGCGCAGCGCCTCGCCCGCAGCGCCGTGTCACGTGGTACTGAAGGGCGGAAtggaagcagagggagcagcttGGCAGGGTGTGCTTTGCTTGATCAAGTCttgcctcttttttccttttcttagcAGGGCTTATCTGCCTTGCCTCGGAAGGAAGGGAATGTCCCgcaactgttttctttttctgcgCTTCTCTGGCGCTGAGTCTGTGCCTGGGCCGTGCCACCTCTGTGGGTGTTGTCAGCGCTCGGGCGAGGCTTAAAATGTCCCGTAATTCCGGGGGCGGTTGTGCCACACTCAAGATGGCGGCGGGGGCCTGCAACTCTATTGTTCCACTTTGCACTCTatggtcttggaggtctggGCCGTCACCTCCGGCCTGCACTCAAGATGGCCGCCCGGACTACAATCAAGCTGGCGTCCGTAGGCCCCCTCGGCTCTGATCGGCGGGTACCCGCCTGTCTGATCCCGAGCCTGCCCCCGCTCGCCAAGCCATCGCCCCGCGGGCTTCCCGCCCTGGGCCGGGACCGGGGGGGCTCGGCGGCGGCGGAGGATCGCGGCCGGCAGGCAGTCACCGGCGCCGGCAGCCCCGATCGGCGCCGCGGCGGGCACCGCCAGGACCCCGCGCCGGGAGCGCGCAGCTTCCGTTCGGCCCGGCCTGGGCCGCCGTGCACCCGCTGTCGGCCCTGCATTGCCGCGGTGTCCCCGCGAGCGGCACATGGCGACAGAGCCGGTCCCCCGCCAGAGCGGCACAGAGGCCGGGCGGGCCCTCGAGCAGGTCCCGGCAGCGACGGCAGGGGCGGGACCCGAGAAACAGttttgctgctcctgggaagagTCAGGTCCCGGGGAAGTAAATCCTGAGTTGCCTGTTGAGCCTGGCAGAGACGCGGGGGCCGGGACAGTGCGGGGAGGCGGCGCTGACTGCGGGGTCTGGAGGGAGAAGCGGCTGAAGCTGCGCGGGCTGTGCTTGTTCCCCGCCGTCCCCTCCGGCTCCCCGGGACTGCAGGGAATCCCCTTggcttcatgtttgctttccttgcagcctggagtgttggggggattcctgaagctgattgccttgaaagccagtgatccccaagcctttgacctgctaaacagcatcatggagcatatgcccccgtgagtatgagctcaaattgcattcaaaactgacttctgtgggctttggttctgcagtgtgcagtcatgccaaaggttaacacttcaggagcaaaaatgtcacatttatcagttaaagagaT
Protein-coding sequences here:
- the LOC139669494 gene encoding collagen alpha-1(VI) chain-like isoform X2; this encodes MAARTTIKLASVGPLGSDRRVPACLIPSLPPLAKPSPRGLPALGRDRGGSAAAEDRGRQAVTGAGSPDRRRGGHRQDPAPGARSFRSARPGPPCTRCRPCIAAVSPRAAHGDRAGPPPERHRGRAGPRAGPGSDGRGGTRETVLLLLGRVRSRGSKS
- the LOC139669494 gene encoding uncharacterized protein isoform X1, coding for MATEPVPRQSGTEAGRALEQVPAATAGAGPEKQFCCSWEESGPGEVNPELPVEPGRDAGAGTVRGGGADCGVWREKRLKLRGLCLFPAVPSGSPGLQGIPLASCLLSLQPGVLGGFLKLIALKASDPQAFDLLNSIMEHMPPESQLTGTGNRSSFCYSKDFQVSNQQNLSKKMMIPEIQKESGTS